A stretch of Oncorhynchus keta strain PuntledgeMale-10-30-2019 unplaced genomic scaffold, Oket_V2 Un_scaffold_2010_pilon_pilon, whole genome shotgun sequence DNA encodes these proteins:
- the LOC118381488 gene encoding neuropeptide FF receptor 1-like, which translates to MKLTLDQLSAQLSFTPLLHAENATQARLNNSYSFYDSLLLPSSSSSSLLPPDSLLPSSSLYPPDPPLFSSSSSLFPSSLLPPDDSELTSLLWTVHEPTTVALTLMYCLSFLVGFVGNIMSMKVLTNRRSERLAAVSATRYLLVNLAVCDLAVVCVCMPITLGHQIYSAWVYGDFLCRAVPFTQAVSVSASVLTLTVISVNRYFSVRCPLRARSLFTRRRILGTVAVVWVVSSAICAPLVFMNRRDEISLGASFVIPVCQEVWPGPRLKQGYTVLLFVALYCIPVTFNLTIGFLTGRRLWGDGKRTFTELDSRSRALHTERLKTRKKIAKMVVSLVLLFAVSWLPLYLAEFWIDRVQHPPSWLMQSQPFAQWLGLTNSSLNPICYCFIGDLHRGAKVFRTHYHRRIAALFGSSFANSATTTAAEGGVAAATVAASTAAIPKLFTFSRGAGGPGKLEDGSDYSLSDWYKSSPSVCEKSLLPSHPDRPQTLSIRTVCRDIMDTSPLNRDCGGRKDTLPLRRHSEDERGDTLPLWPLASEDRRDTLHLRPAFGDRLDTQIGHLPLRQIFPLSTVSVDSRVDPSPLRPGGGGEKTDSLPLRGDTSPLSRDSADIISDHITSL; encoded by the exons ATGAAGCTGACCCTGGACCAGTTATCAGCCCAGCTCAGCTTCACTCCTCTGCTGCATGCAGAGAACGCCACACAGGCCAGACTCAACAACAGTTACAGCTTCTAcgactccctcctcctcccctcatcctcctcctcatccctccttccccctgactctctcctcccgtcttcctccctctaccctcctgatcctcccctcttctcctcctcctcgtccctcttcccctcttccctcctccctcctgatGATTCAGAGCTGACCAGTTTGTTATGGACGGTCCATGAGCCGACCACGGTGGCCCTGACACTCATGTACTGCCTGTCCTTCCTGGTGGGGTTCGTAGGGAACATCATGTCAATGAAGGTGCTGACCAACCGACGTAGCGAGAGGCTAGCCGCGGTCAGCGCCACACGGTACCTCCTGGTTAACCTGGCGGTGTGCGACCTGGCCgtggtgtgtgtctgcatgccCATAACGCTGGGTCACCAGATCTACTCGGCCTGGGTCTACGGGGACTTCCTGTGCCGAGCGGTCCCCTTCACCCAGGCCGTCTCCGTGTCGGCTAGCGTGCTAACGCTAACTGTCATCAGCGTCAATCGTTACTTCAGTGTACGCTGCCCGCTCCGCGCCCGCTCCCTCTTCACCCGCCGCCGGATCCTCGGGACGGTCGCCGTGGTGTGGGTGGTGTCATCGGCGATCTGCGCCCCATTGGTGTTCATGAACCGGCGAGATGAGATCAGCCTGGGGGCGTCGTTTGTGATCCCTGTGTGCCAGGAGGTGTGGCCGGGGCCGCGTCTGAAACAGGGCTACACCGTCCTGCTCTTCGTGGCGCTCTACTGCATCCCCGTGACCTTTAACCTCACCATCGGCTTCCTGACTGGCCGCCGGCTCTGGGGGGACGGGAAGCGGACGTTTACGGAACTCGACTCCCGAAGCCGAGCGCTGCACACTGAGCGCCTCAAGACGAGGAAGAAGATCGCCAAAATGGTGGTGTCCCTGGTGCTGCTGTTTGCAGTTTCCTGGCTGCCCCTGTATCTGGCTGAGTTCTGGATCGACCGAGTGCAGCATCCGCCATCTTGGCTCATGCAGAGCCAACCCTTTGCCCAGTGGCTGGGCCTCACCAACTCCAGCCTCAATCCTATCTGCTACTGTTTCATAG GTGATCTCCACCGTGGGGCCAAGGTGTTCCGTACCCACTACCACCGCCGGATCGCTGCTCTCTTTGGTTCCTCTTTCGCCAACTCCGCCACGACCACTGCCGCCGAGGGAGGAGTAGCCGCGGCAACCGTGGCCGCGTCCACGGCAGCCATTCCCAAGTTGTTTACCTTTTCCAGGGGGGCAGGGGGGCCAGGCAAGTTGGAGGACGGGTCTGATTACAGTCTGTCTGACTGGTACAAGTCCAGCCCCAGTGTGTGTGAGAAATCCCTACTACCCAGTCATCCTGACAGGCCACAAACACTCTCTATACGGACCGTCTGTCGGGACATAATGGACACCTCCCCTTTAAATAGAGACTGTGGGGGTAGGAAGGACACACTCCCTTTAAGACGACACTCTGAGGACGAACGAGGGGACACCCTCCCTTTATGGCCTTTAGCATCTGAGGACAGAAGAGACACCTTGCATTTAAGACCGGCCTTTGGGGACAGACTGGACACCCAGATTGGACACCTCCCTTTAAGGCAAATCTTCCCTTTAAGCACTGTCTCTGTGGACAGCAGAGTGGACCCCTCTCCTTTAAGACCAGGTGGTGGGGGTGAGAAAACAGACAGCCTCCCTTTAAGAGGAGACACTTCTCCTTTAAGTCGAGACTCTGCGGACATtatatcagaccatataacaAGCCTGTGA